In the genome of Trypanosoma brucei gambiense DAL972 chromosome 11, complete sequence, the window GAACACATCCATAACTCCAAAGATCTATGCACCTGGAGTAGGGACACCCTAGAAGTACCTCGGGTGCACGGTAGAAGCGCGATTGGATGTAGGTGAACAAACGGGCGTTTTCAAAGCAAGAGGAGCCCAAGTCAATCACTTTCACTGCCGTGTCATTGTGTGACCTGAGGAGTATGTTTTCCGGCTTCAGATCACAATGAATAATGTTCTCTCGCCACATGTAGGAAAGAGACACGAGAACACCAGCCCCAATCTTGCGAACGATGTCTAACGGCAATGGCTTGAACCTGCGTTGCTTTAAGTAAGTGTACAAGTTACATCCTAACAGCTCGTATGTAATGCAGACATGGGAACGAAAGGTGAAATTATCAATCATTTGGACTATTCCGTAGATCCCTGAGGGGTCACCTTTCTTCAAATGACTCAAAATCTGCACCTCAATCTTTGCTTGTGCGGTGAAGCGTTTCCTGTTGCGGATAATCTTTAGCGCTACAGTACAGTTTTTGCAGTGATCAACTGCCTTAACCACCTGTCCGAAGGAACCACTCCCCAGTGTGCTTAAAACCTCGTAGCGGTATGCGATGTGGTCACGTAGTCTGATGAGGTAGTCCCCTCTTTCATCATCATACCCCTTGTTATGGCCTCCTTCCACCGGTGCCTGAACCTTGCGGTCACAATTTTGGCCAACGTAATATACTTCCGAGTAGCCCTTTATCTCGTCCATCTCGTACGGAGTAAGATGAGCGGAATGAAAGTCATTAGCGGGGACTGCACCTTCGTGCAACACATTTAGCCGCATCCCCTTGCCCCCTTGCGGTTTCGTACAGAGCGCAGGAACCTGCGTGCTCCTGTGGAAGTCATGGTTTTCACCCGCCAACCTGCGAGAGACATCCATCCCTCGTCACTTACTACTAATACTACTAAAGTAAGTGAGCctcaagaagaaacaaaaaaaaagtgcgcGCAACATGTGCGGAAATGAtcaaatagtaaaaaaaaaactgtagaAAAACTAGAAAGATCCTATGTACAAAGACGCAAGGTTACACCACCCAATACACATGGTCATCCAGAGCAATACAGAGACACTTTCATACCCCGTATGCGCACACAGCCTGCATAAATGAaccaataaagaaaaggggaagcgGGAGCGGAGGTGTGGGTCCCCCTCCAGAAGCTAAAACT includes:
- a CDS encoding dual-specificity protein kinase, putative, with protein sequence MDVSRRLAGENHDFHRSTQVPALCTKPQGGKGMRLNVLHEGAVPANDFHSAHLTPYEMDEIKGYSEVYYVGQNCDRKVQAPVEGGHNKGYDDERGDYLIRLRDHIAYRYEVLSTLGSGSFGQVVKAVDHCKNCTVALKIIRNRKRFTAQAKIEVQILSHLKKGDPSGIYGIVQMIDNFTFRSHVCITYELLGCNLYTYLKQRRFKPLPLDIVRKIGAGVLVSLSYMWRENIIHCDLKPENILLRSHNDTAVKVIDLGSSCFENARLFTYIQSRFYRAPEVLLGCPYSRCIDLWSYGCVLCELASGYPIFPGESEQEQMACIMEFLGTPPRDFILRSPRKHEFFEASANYSPKLVPNSKLKIRFPGTKNIAAFLGLPEGDPFVSFVKLFLEWVPDSRATPRRAMKHPWIADEVNELLSKQKRNTAATGEDDSESKFHKALPRLPKIGKRGTDRCGC